From Triticum urartu cultivar G1812 chromosome 2, Tu2.1, whole genome shotgun sequence, a single genomic window includes:
- the LOC125536526 gene encoding LOW QUALITY PROTEIN: 5-formyltetrahydrofolate cyclo-ligase, mitochondrial (The sequence of the model RefSeq protein was modified relative to this genomic sequence to represent the inferred CDS: inserted 2 bases in 1 codon) has protein sequence MIKNAVSSLMVRLLHLPRAAPPPPPPPPXPPPPPPRLRVAASASPPLAAMSTAAQQAVADQKRAVRSDVRRALKALSPDQRTSEDLAIQNNILNSSWFKASKRLCAYISCAQLREVDTSKIIAEVLSSDPEHDGQAKDIYVPRVEDKNRNMRMFKITTMDDLVKNSMNILEPSPLDASGNACEDVLSASSPVDLFVLPGQAFDRTGRRLGRGGGYYDTFLMRYQELAKEKGWSQPLLVALSYSVQILEEGIIPVNSTDVPIDALVTSSGIIPISPAALEKV, from the exons ATGATAAAAAATGCAGTGTCCTCGCTGATGGTGCGCCTCCTCCACCTGCCccgcgccgccccccccccccccccccccccccc ccccccccccccccccccccggctgCGAGTGGCCGCGTCGGCCTCGCCACCCCTCGCCGCCATGTCGACGGCGGCGCAGCAGGCGGTCGCGGACCAGAAGCGCGCGGTGCGGTCCGACGTGCGCAGGGCGCTCAAGGCCCTCTCCCCCGATCAGCGCACCAGCGAAG ATCTGGCTATTCAAAACAATATTTTGAACTCTTCTTGGTTCAAAGCAAGCAAACGGTTGTGTGCCTATATAAGCTGTGCGCAATTACGAGAAGTGGATACATCAAAAATAATAGCAGAAGTTCTATCCTCAGATCCTG AACATGATGGACAAGCAAAGGATATCTATGTTCCTCGAGTGGAAGATAAAAACCGCAATATGCGGATGTTCAAAATCACAACCATGGATGATTTAGTTAAAAATTCAATGAACATTCTGGAACCGTCACCATTGGATGCTAGTGGGAATGCTTGTGAAGATG TGTTGTCAGCCTCATCCCCTGTCGATCTTTTTGTGTTGCCTG GACAAGCTTTTGACAGAACTGGCCGAAGACTAGGACGTGGTGGAGG GTACTATGACACTTTCTTGATGAGATACCAAGAACTTGCTAAAGAGAAAGGGTGGAGTCAGCCTCTTCTAG TTGCACTTTCATACTCGGTGCAAATTCTGGAGGAAGGCATCATCCCGGTTAACTCAACAGATGTTCCTATTGATGCTCTGGTCACATCCTCTGGAATCATTCCAATCAGTCCTGCAGCACTGGAGAAGGTGTAA